In Rhizoctonia solani chromosome 6, complete sequence, the sequence ATTTACGGTGATGGTTGAATTGATACCGTGCACTGACCACGTATCCATGAACATTCATTTGTAAGCCTACTTAGATGGCTCAACGTCACGGTGCTTGTTCCGAGACTCTCAAGCCATAATGAATTTGCTTGAATTCTACATAGCCCACTTAAGGCTGCTTACCTCATTGGAGGAAGCCGCGCTGACCGCGCTCCATCGCGCCTAACGCGGGAGCGTAGCCACACTAAGGCTAAAAACCATCCTATCAATCCGTTGTACTCGATCATCTAATACTCATATATCCCTAACCACTTCGATACCATGAGCCTTACGAAGACGCTCTTTCTCAGTCTCCTTTTTGGCTCGCTTTATGTGTTGGCACAAGAAGAGCCTTATGTGGATCCCAAGGATGATCCTAGAACCGTCAGTGTTCATGTTTAAGAAACAATGCATACAACCTCTGATAGTATACATCTAGCACTTAAATACATCCCTAACAAGCCTGTAGCTGTCGCTTTCGGAATCTTATATCTCGCTGTGGCAGGGGGATGTGTGTACTGGGGCTTAAGGTGCTGGAGAAGGTATATGCTCACCATTATAATAGGGAGCGTTTTCTACGCTGTCGGACTCTTTTTGAGACTGGGTGAGTGTAGTTATGATTGGATCAGTGAAGTGACAGCTGAGCGCAGATACTTAAAGCGTTTGCCGCGGACACACACAACCTGGGTATGTTCATATGCATGAACACGATTGTTGTCCTATCTCCTTGTGCCTTTATCGCTACCGTACGTTGTTTTATTTGCTTGGACCAGCTGTTTTCTGAGAACTGATTTAATCTAGGTATATATGCTACTTGGTCGATTGGCTTTACATTTGGATGCCGACGAGTACCTGCTGGTCAAAGCGAGGATCATTACAAAGCTTTTCTTGGTGAGTTTTCATGAGATTATGTAGTTTTGATATATACTGAAAGCATTGAGCAGACATCAGATATTAGTATGTTTATCATAACAGCTGACTTTTTCAATTGGAACTTATCAATTTGGCCCATAGTCACTCTTCTTATTCAGGCAACTGGAGGCGCGATGGTGACAAACCAGGATCTTAGTGAAATCGGTAACAAAGTCTGTACTGCTGTCTCATCCCGAGTCTGCAGTATTCTAACTTGGGAGCAAAAATAATATATTCCTAGTTGGACTCATAATCCAGCTTATTTCTTTCATCTTCTACATGGCCGTCTACGCTGTTTTTATTTATCGAATGATGGTCAATAGACCCGAAGAATGCTTCTTCCCGCGTAATAAGGCAGGGTTCTTCACTCATTGGACAGCATTGGCCGGATCATTGACAGTTAGCTGCATAGGGATCCTGGTAAGTAACGCTTATCTACCTTTCTAAATAGCTCCCAACTCTGACATTCTGCCAGATCCGCTCTGTGTTTCGAACGATTGAGCATAGTCAAGGGTACGGTGGCCATCTCGCTACAACTGAATCATACTTCTACGTGCTTGATGCACTGCCATTGTTTATCGGCATTCTGTAAGCTCGAGACCATTTTCGTTACCTCCCTTACTCATAGTATATATAGCGTATTTATTATCACTTGGCCACCTCTCTACATGACGGGGATCCATAGAAGTCAATCGGAAACACCACTCCCTTTGAAAAATCGAAGCGCCGTGTAGTGTGAGTATGCGGAGTCGACTCGAACAGTGATCGAAATAGGTGTCACAGTCAGCACGAAGAGAATGGAATAGTGTTATTTATCTCGATGTGGGGGTGCAGGTTTGCAATGTATGGACTGTAGTTGATATGATTTTATTATAATTCTACACTTTCTACGCTAGATAATGTTCCCCGTTATAACGGCGAGTCCTATACGATAAACAAGACAATCATGGATTACTAGTTTGTATTTCGATAGGCGTGCGCGTTTCACCCACCTATGAAGAGGTAAACCCTGGGGAATTGCGACATCGATGGATACATGCCAGCGTCAGTGAGCCTATCTTCCGATTGGTTAGAACAGTAAGCTTACACTTGTGAACCACCACCCAGTTACTCCTCACATGCCAACTTGAGCGTTGACATCAAACGTACGCAGAGCCATGATGAGCACATACCGAGCAAATTCAGCTATATACATAAATGCGAGCCCAAAATGCAGAAACTTCCAACCTCGATCACTCGACTTCGTTCTCTAGGACCAAAAAACCGACCTTTAGTACGAAAAGCGGCCTAGGTGCCAGGAGAAGCGCTGCTCCATAGCCAGTTCATGGGAAATGGATGATGCCTCCTTTACAATCTCGAATAAACAGTTTGAAATCGATATAGGCTATCACTTCGACGATCGGAAAGGACTCAATCTTTATTATGGTGGTCAACTCAATACTACACTCTGATTACGTATGTACGGAACCTATTTGTGGGCATACCCAGAGAGTTCAGTGCCTGTGTCCAGGTTGTACAATCGATATATCTGAATGTTACAGAGCCCGTTTCAGATTGATTACCTCATCTAAGCAACCCGCGCTGACCGCGCTGCCTCGCGCCTAACGCGGGAACCCAGCTGGGCTAAAGCTATAAACCACTGTGTCAAGCGTCATACCCAATCAGCCACGGCCCATATACCTTTAATCACTTCGACACAATGAGCCCTATAAAAATTCTTGTTCTCGGCCTCTTTTCCCGCTCACTTTGTGTTTTGGCACAAGAAGAGCCGTATGTGGATCCCAAGAACGACCTCCAAAACCGTCAGTTTTTCTTATTAAGCAATATTCATACGGCCCTGACAATATGATTATAGCACTCAAAATATTCCTAACAAACCTTTAGCCGTTATTGCAGGAATCTTATATCTCACTGTGGCAGCAGGATGTGTGACCTGGGGCTTAAGGCACTGGAGAAAATATATGCTCACAATTATAATAGGAAGCATTTGCTATGCTATCGGACTTTTCTTGAGACTACGTGAGTGCATTCATGGTCAGACCAATGAAGTCGTGGCTGAGTACAGATGATTAAAGCGTTCGCCGCGGATACACACAACTTAGGCATGTTTATATGTATGAATACGATCATTGTGCTATCACCTTGTGCATTCATTGCCACGGTACTTTCCCTCGTTTGTTCGAGCTGGCTATTTTCTGAAAATCTTAATCTAGGTATATATGCTACTGGGCCGGTTGGCTTTACATCTGGATGCCGACGAGTACCTACTGGTCAAAGCAAAAATCATTACAAAACTGTTCTTGGTGAGTCCGCGTGGAATCATATTGCTTTAGTATGCACTGAGAACTTCAAGCAGACATCAGATATTGGTATGTTCACCTTAATAACTAGCTTCATCAAATTCACCGATATGGTCATAGTCACCTTGCTTATTCAGGCAGCTGGAGGGTCGATGGTAACAAATAGGGACCTGAGTGAAGTTGGTAACAAGGTCTGTCCCGTCCCGCCTTGGCTACACAGTATCCCAACTCAAGGTTACCGATGGAATGTCAGATATTCCTAGCTGGCCTGATCATTCAACTTATTTCTTTCATATTCTACACCGGCGTCTATGCGGTCTTTCTTTATCGAATGATGGTTAACAGACCTGAAGAATGCTTCCTCCCCGCAACAAGTCAGAGTTATTCAGCCATTGGACAGCATTAGCTGGATCATTGGTAGTTAGTTGTATTGGGATCCTGTAAGCAATGATTGTTTCACTTTATAAATAACGTTCAAATTGACCTTCGTTAGATTCGCTCCGTGTTTCGAACGGTCGAACACAGTCAGGGATTTAACGGTCATCTCGCTACAACTGAATCGTACTTCTACGCGCTTGATGCACTACCACTGTTTGTCAGTATCCTGTAAGTCCTGGGACACTTTTTGTTACGGACCATACTCATTGGCATATAGAGTGTTTGTAGTGACTTGGCCACCTCTATATATTGGGGGACCTATGTCGGCCAATCAGCAACGCCGTTCCAGTTTAAATTCCGGAGTGCCCTATGAAGTCTCGATATCATAAATCAATTGGGGTCTAGATTGGGAAGGTTGACATGCGGAATCGACTAAAGCGAGGACCGAAATGGACATATCGCAGTTGGCATGAACGAACGTCGAATGGCGTTGGCTATCTCAATGTTGAGGAATAGGTTTGCAATTTATAGATAGTAGTTTGATATTTCAATCTCATTGTGATGTTCAAGTATGCCGTAGTCTTGTTGCCTGATTACAAGGATGAGTCTTGGAGCAAGACCACTATACATTACCAATATGCATTTCGTTCAATGCGCACATTTTATCTACCTGTGAACCGGGTAAACTCTGGAGAATTGTAACGTCGGCGGGTGCATACACGGCCTATCAAATTGCGGTGAGTCTATCTTCCGATTGGTTAGGAACAGTAAATTCCGAGAGCACAATCCTGTGTCTTGGCTCTTTGATCCTGCTCTGCTGACAAGGTTTGGCTTTGTTTGACCTTGTTGTGGAACACGCGCTCACCGCGCTCCATCGCGCCTAACGCGGGTTGCGTGGCGGGGCCCTCCAAACTATAAAAACTGGTCCATGGGGACGTAGGCAAGTCAATAACCCTCCACAAAGCTCTCCTTGGATCTCTCCGCCAAGATGATATCCACCCGAACACTCGTTTAGCTTCCTGTTTCATTCGCTCTCTGCACTCGCACAAGAAGAGGTTGTTTCAGATCCCAAAAATGCCCGAAATCGCAAGTGCTCTACAATGCGTACCAAGAGATAATGGCTAAATTCTCTCATATAGCACTGAAATACATCCCGAATAAACCCCTAGCTATCATCTCTGGGCTCCTCTACCTCGCTATACCTGCGATATGCTTGATCTGGGCCGCAAGCACTGGGCACGCTATATGCTTACCATTATGATCGGAGGTGTTTGCTATGCGATTGGCCTGTTCATGCGATTACGTGAGTGTTGTCGTAGCTGGAAGTCTGAGAACGCTGCTGATCGCAATGGCTATAGCCTTTGGGTCGAACCCGGATCGGTTGAGTCTTTACATTATCATGAACATGTTTACCGTGTTATCACCTTGTGCATTTATCGCTACGGTAAGTAGCTCTACTTCCTGCATTAACCAGCTCCGGGTCCAATTCATCATAATATTTGTTCGGTGTAGGTATACATGTTACTTGGGCGACTAGCTTTGCACCTTGATGCCGATGAGTATCTGCTCGTAAAGGCACGAATTATAACTAAATTGTTCTTGGTAAGTATTTCACCAGTTATGCTCGAGTTCACATACTAAAACTGTTGTACAGACATCAGATATTGGTATGCTCGCCCTTCCATATATTTTTCTTCAACCTATTGATCACGAATACCTTCCCAGTGACTTACTTATTCAGGCAGCTGGAGGAGGAATGGCAGCCATGCAGAGCCTGAAAGATGTCGGTAAAAGGTTAGCGTCGATTGCTATATCTTTATTTTGCTCTGAACACGAATCAAAATAGATATTAATTGGCCTCATAGTCCAACTCATTTCGTTCACACTCTATATGGTCGTATATGCCGTTTTCCTCTATCGGATGAAAGTAAATCGTCCCGGAGAGTGCCGCATGCCCAGTAACAAGGCCGAGTTCTTTACTCACTGGACGACATTGGCCGGATCGTTGGTAGTCAGCTGCATAGGCATTTTTGTAAGCATGGATCATTTATTCTCCTGAGCAGCTGTTGACCAGAGGCGTACGATAGATCCGCTCCATCTTCAGGACAATTGAAAATTCCCAAGGCTTTGATGGTTATTGGCCACTACCGAGGTCTACTTCTATGTGCTTGACACATTGCCACTATTCCTTGCTATTTGTAAGCCGAGATAATTATTTGCTTGGATCTGTTACTAATTGTTCTCTATCCAGGGTGTTTGTGGTTACTTGGCCACCTCTGTACCTTACTCGGTATGGACATGTCGACTCGATCGATACAGCCGTAGAGATGGGAGTTTCTCGGGACATGGAAAAGTAGAGGCGAGAAGACAGAATGCGTCAGTGTGTGGTAGATATTGTTTTGTTATTTGTTGGATCGTAGATCAATCTTCTGGGGATCTCTTTTTTAGGTACTAAATAGTACCGCTGTACGTTTCTGTTATCATGGACATGCATTTTCGTAAATTTAGTATACCTCGTGCTGAATCATGACCTATCCAGGGTTATGTTTGAGCCCCCTTCGATTCGGCCCGGCCATGATGGAAGATGAGGGTCTCTAAGGCCGGAGATTGTAATTGAGTTTAGTCGGAAGATACTTGCTATGAGAGTGTTAATTCATCTGGCCACTAGTGAGAAATAGAGCCCAAACAAAGCTCGACTTGGGGCAGAATATAGATTTGATACATTCCTTTTGTTAAAAAGTCACCATTATAACCAAGCCTATACTTTCCTGTCTGACCGATGGTGCTATATAGATTTATATCTAATTACGTGCCCTCATCAAAGGCTTTCCGAGTCTCAACTCATTGCATCGTAGGGGCTGAGCTTTGTCGCAGTGCAATATGGATACCATAGCCACGATCGTAACTCTAGTTGTCCTTGGGGCAAACCAGAGAGAAGCAGTCGCGTTCATTTCCTTACATGTTCTTTATTATCAAAACTAAACTCGAGTTATGTGAGATATTAATGTATATTGTGAATATAATATAAGTGTACTATACATAGTACTTTTTGCCCGAGAAATTCATGTTCGAAATGAGATAACCAACCATGAGCTTATTTAAATCCATGAATACACTACAATATCATTAttcgtgatcgaaaaacctAAGCATAGCGTCAACGTTGAAGCTATACAGCGTCACTTTAAACTCGAGTCACACCTGACCATCCACGGCAGCCGAGCGCTTATGAACTCAAGTCTATCCATTCCACTGCATTCAGACTTTCACGGCTTTTAACAAAGATGTCTGAGTCGATTAATTTACTTGGGAATTATCCCTACAACCCACGCTATGCAGGAGCCGTTCAGCATAACTCCAAAACCAATGAGCCCTTTATTGCTCTACCCGCGCCCCATTCCAACATTCACTTGACGCCTCCACGACTAGACGATGCGGATGATATTTTGCCCATAATGAACAATCGAGAAATTTTTATGAACCTTGCCAGTGCTCCCTATCCCTATCTTCGAGAGCATTGCGATGCACGCTTGCGGGATCGAGTCAGAGACTATGAGAATGCTATGGCACACATGTCGAACATTGCTGAAGATGTCAAGTTTCTTGATTTTTCCGTTCAGACACATCAGGGAGGTCGCACCTGACGGAACCGAGACATTCTTGGGGGATATTGGACTCGTTCGCGAATGTGAATTCTGCGAGATAGACGATAAAGAGTCCAGAGCGGATGCTGTGAATACAGATATGAGCCTTCCGCCGGGAGACCCACGTATTGTCTGGACATTTGGAAGTAAGAGTTATAATTGGGGCTTAATCTGTTGCCTTTCGCTAAATTTTATGACTTTATTAGATTATCTTCGACCAACACACCAAGGACGAGGTTATCATGTCCGTAGTGATTAAGACAGTGACCGATGTGTGGGCGATTCCCCACATGAACGCACGTAGATTTTATGCGGCAGCATTCATCGAGAATGTTGGAAGTCAAAAGGTGTTTCAGAAGAACGGATTCGACATCGTTAGTCGAGTGTATGGTGCGATTCGGTTCCCTGAAAGCAAGGGTGGTCATGTCAAGGAAAGCATTATTCTTCGTAGAGATATACCCACCCCCTCATAGACCATACTTTCGATGGACCATACAAGTTGGCTTAAATAGCAATGATTGCCTTTTCTGGTATGCATCGGACCCTGAATCGAGAGTGGCAACTTCAAAAACGCCGAGTAGCCACTCTCGCGCTTGCGACCTACCACCCCACCGTGACGCACGCTCCAAGAGGCCAACTGACGCCCAGCAATATAAGAATTATAGCTAATTACTATAATGACACGTCCAAGTCGGCTGAAATCCGGCTTGCATTCTAAATCTCCCGAAATCTCTCGCAAACACCTCCCTAGTGATTCCCCACGTCCCCCATAGCTCGTAGACCACCCAATTACGAGGTTGATTTCGTCGGTGATCCAAGGCCTTCTAATCCTGAAGAGTGGATTATATTTGCACAAAAGAAGCTTTGGACAACTGGAAAGGTGGTGGATGTGATTCAAGCTCTTGCGGATATTGAACCGGATCTACTCGAGTTCCTCATGTCTGGTTTGTGTAGTGCCATTTTTTAATAATTCTTACTCAGTGTGATTTGATTTTCTGTAGACGAGGAAGTTCGTGGTGCTGTACGCACTTCTGTGTGTGGGGCGGCCTTCCCATCCACACGCACTATGTGGCTCAATAGCCTCAGCTACTCGCTCTTCCAACGATTCCTTACATCAATCGACTTCCTCCGAACCTGAGTCTGGTAGATCGTGCCGTTGATGAAGCATGCCGACAAGTCATTCCATATCTGACCCTGCTTTCTGCCTTGGGTCAGATCCAATTCGCCGTAGCTATCGAACATGAAGAAGCGTTCCCGACCAAGAAGAGTCAGAAAAGGCGCAAGGCCAGTAATGCTATGCGGGTGCGTCAAAACACGTCTGCAGTTGATCCCCGGCTCTTTACGGCTGTTGGTCTCGAACATCCGACCACAATAGAGGAGTTGCAGAAGATCGAGGTACAAGTTATGCAGCGGCTTCAGGTGCTACTTGAGGTTTGTAAATCATCGTTGCTCCTATCGTCTGCTTATGAACTCTCTCAATAGGTGCTGCTTGGTGCCTTTGAAAGCGCAGAACTGGGGGCTTACTCGGAAACATTATTCTTCGGCAATCCCTTTCAACAGATCAATGAACAGTCAATGGTGGCTATTGTTGCCGATGAAAGTACCGAGGGGTCCGACCCTCTTCCCGTAACAAACCCAGGTGTTTTCCCTCATATTCGACCACTAGCCGCCGCAAAGTATTTTGACGAAGGATCCGCGCTTGGAGCATGGTCGATAATCTCGGGCCGAGCAGTGAATGATCTTCGACAGATGCGCAAGGGAGATAGCCATGTCTTTGGGATGGTCGAGAAAAAGATTACGTAGGTCTCGTTGCTAACGCTTAGAGTTTAAACTTGATTTACTCCTTAATTTCATCCAGCGAACTCTCCCAAGGATTTTTCTCCGAAAGCAACCAGAAGAGGCTGGTTGGATTAGACACTGAGGGTATGACAAGACCCTTTGTTTATTTTTAAAACTAATGCATCTCTCTAGTCCCGATCTACGAGGCCAAGGTTTCACGCGACATACGCATTGTATACCAAATCGACCTCGACACGGATGTAGACGCAAAGGTGTGTTCTTCAATTGGGTATTTGTAACAACCTAGTCATCAAGTTGATCAACACCCTGTAGATCGACAAACAAAGTCAGTTAAACCCTGATGATTATCAGCTACGCCATCAACTGATACACCCATCTCCCTTAGTTATTAGATTTACGGTGTCTACACGCATGCCCAACTCGATAACAGACTATGGGCACTGGTCTCACACTACCATATTGGTCGTCGCGGCAAAATATCGTCGAAGGTAAGCAAATCCTTGGTCGGCGGTCATTTGCGCGACGCTAAAATATGGGTTCTTTAGGTGTCTTCATCGTGAAACCCCGCGCGCGCCAGGCCAGAATGTCACCCTGCCTGCGTATTTCCCTTACGAAGACACAGAGGTTCCCGGAGACTCTTCGCCGCCACCACCCACTGCATCAGTAGAGAGCGAGATGTCAGACAAGGATCTCTTGAACGTGAGTGACATATGTATATTTCAATAAAAATCTTAACAAATCATCGGTTATAGCTACACTCCCTAATTGCGTAGGTGATTTCAAGCTGGACACGCGTCATCTAACTCTTTATTCTAGCCTTGAGAAATTTATACCAATGTCACGGTCCCTCATCGACGGTAGGTCATCTCAGTCAGCTTTAGACACCGTTCTGACGCCATCTCACAGCAATATTGAACGATTCCGACTCGAATCACGTTTTCCAAGTTTCGTGCGTAATCATCTTGTATTCTGATGGGATTCGCGTGACGGAGCCATTTCGTCTAGCCCGAAGGAGAAGGAAATTATTTATCACGACTCAGCTTGCTTTGTCTTGGGACGTAGTGGAACTGGTATGAAAACCTATTTCTGAATGACTAAAACACTAAAGATTATGCACAGGAAAAACAACAAGTATTGTATTCAAGGTATGTCGCTAGTCTGATCGTTCTTCAAGTTTGCTGAATGACACCGAAAATTGTAGATGATAGGGATCGAAAAACTATTCGAACAGATGGGAGAAATGGCCAAACCTCGTCAAGTGTTTGTTACACAATCTCGTGTCCTTGCTCAGAGGGTGCAAGAATACTACCAGAGCCTTGTGAGTGGCCCTTCGGACACGTCGAACAAGTCAAGCAAGTCCGTATTGTATTCAAGGTATGTCGCTAGTCTGATCGTTCTTCAAGTTTGCTGAATGACACCGAAAATTGTAGATGATAGGGATCGAAAAACTATTCGAACAGATGGGAGAAATGGCCAAACCTCGTCAAGTGTTTGTTACACAATCTCGTGTCCTTGCTCAGAGGGTGCAAGAATATACCAGAGCCTTGTGAGTGGCCCTTCGGACACGTCGAACAAGTCAAGCAAGTccgacgaggacgaagagcACGTTTTGGCCGATCTCGACGACGAGGATGTTAGTGCGTTTGGACTTCCGGCCAAGTACTCAATGCTTGAAGATCGCCATTTCCCTTTGTTTGT encodes:
- a CDS encoding RTA1-like protein, which gives rise to MIGGVCYAIGLFMRLPFGSNPDRLSLYIIMNMFTVLSPCAFIATVYMLLGRLALHLDADEYLLVKARIITKLFLTSDIGMLALPYIFLQPIDHEYLPSDLLIQAAGGGMAAMQSLKDVGKRVFVVTWPPLYLTRYGHVDSIDTAVEMGVSRDMEK
- a CDS encoding RTA1-like protein, producing the protein MSPIKILVLGLFSRSLCVLAQEEPYVDPKNDLQNRSICYAIGLFLRLPFAADTHNLGMFICMNTIIVLSPCAFIATVYMLLGRLALHLDADEYLLVKAKIITKLFLTSDIVTLLIQAAGGSMVTNRDLSEVGNKIRSVFRTVEHSQGFNGHLATTESYFYALDALPLFVSILDLATSIYWGTYVGQSATPFQFKFRSAL
- a CDS encoding RTA1-like protein, translated to MSLTKTLFLSLLFGSLYVLAQEEPYVDPKDDPRTVTLKYIPNKPVAVAFGILYLAVAGGWSVFYAVGLFLRLAFAADTHNLGMFICMNTIVVLSPCAFIATVYMLLGRLALHLDADEYLLVKARIITKLFLTSDIITLLIQATGGAMVTNQDLSEIVGLIIQLISFIFYMAVYAVFIYRMMVNRPEECFFPRNKAGFFTHWTALAGSLTVSCIGILIRSVFRTIEHSQGYGGHLATTESYFYVLDALPLFIGIL